A window of Hyperolius riggenbachi isolate aHypRig1 chromosome 1, aHypRig1.pri, whole genome shotgun sequence contains these coding sequences:
- the LOC137551857 gene encoding uncharacterized protein isoform X2, with protein sequence MRSFLLDTTDFLSKISGFGTFNSPIFLCTMDVAQKIVRKHWHILGSDPTLPTAFREQPVCAFKRSNNLRDALVHARSTIPPAERGFHLINHLDTAIGH encoded by the exons ATGCGCTCCTTCCTACTGGACACCACTGACTTCCTCTCCAAGATCTCCGGTTTTGGAACTTTCAATTCCCCCATCTTTCTATGCACTATGGATGTG GCACAGAAAATAGTCAGGAAACACTGGCACATCCTCGGCAGTGACCCCACATTACCCACCGCTTTCCGGGAACAACCAGTCTGCGCGTTTAAACGTTCCAATAATCTACGAGACGCCCTCGTACATGCCAGGAGTACCATACCACCAGCAGAAAGAG gctTTCATCTTATCAACCACCTGGACACTGCTATTGGACACTGA
- the LOC137551857 gene encoding uncharacterized protein isoform X1: MRSFLLDTTDFLSKISGFGTFNSPIFLCTMDVVSLYTSIPHAEGIAVIRNTFIKMDLSPPLSEFLLELLSMVLTRNFFCFEEVFYQQQRGTAMGSNVAPSYANLFMDWFEQSFVYPHPMYLGHALCWLRYIDDIFFIWSGTEDSLLQFKNDLDGFFPTISFTLEHSRTDVHFLDVLVKSQDGVLQTSPYRKPTDRNTYLSARSYHPQRLKKGLPYGQFLRLRRISSDDSSFYKEAGTMYEHFLERGYDPVHLDRALQRAAKRDRSSLLQFNPRQDTSRLPMVLTYSPLSLQAQKIVRKHWHILGSDPTLPTAFREQPVCAFKRSNNLRDALVHARSTIPPAERGFHLINHLDTAIGH, encoded by the exons ATGCGCTCCTTCCTACTGGACACCACTGACTTCCTCTCCAAGATCTCCGGTTTTGGAACTTTCAATTCCCCCATCTTTCTATGCACTATGGATGTGGTAAGCCTTTACACCTCTATTCCGCATGCAGAGGGCATTGCTGTCATTCGCAACACGTTTATTAAAATGGATTTGAGTCCACCCCTCTCCGAGTTCCTCCTGGAACTGCTCAGCATGGTTCTGACTAGGAACTTCTTTTGCTTTGAGGAGGTATTTTACCAACAGCAGCGTGGGACAGCCATGGGTAGCAATGTAGCGCCAAGCtacgcaaatctattcatggactGGTTTGAACAATCGTTCGTGTACCCTCATCCTATGTACCTTGGCCATGCACTCTGCTGGCttaggtacatagatgacatctttTTCATCTGGTCTGGCACAGAGGATTCATTGCTCCAGTTTAAAAACGATCTGGACGGGTTTTTCCCGACCATCTCGTTTACTCTCGAGCATAGTCGGACTGATGTACACTTTTTGGACGTACTCGTCAAAAGTCAAGATGGGGTGTTACAGACTTCGCCGTATCGCAAACCCACCGACAGGAATACCTACCTGTCAGCCAGAAGCTATCATCCTCAGAGGCTCAAGAAAGGCCTTCCTTATGGGCAGTTCTTGCGCCTCAGAAGGATATCTTCTGATGACTCATCCTTTTATAAGGAGGCAGGCACCATGTACGAGCACTTCTTGGAGCGTGGTTATGATCCAGTGCATCTGGACAGAGCCTTGCAAAGAGCAGCAAAGAGGGACAGGTCATCTCTTCTGCAATTTAATCCCCGACAGGACACATCTCGACTTCCAATGGTATTAACCTATTCCCCCCTTTCTTTACAGGCACAGAAAATAGTCAGGAAACACTGGCACATCCTCGGCAGTGACCCCACATTACCCACCGCTTTCCGGGAACAACCAGTCTGCGCGTTTAAACGTTCCAATAATCTACGAGACGCCCTCGTACATGCCAGGAGTACCATACCACCAGCAGAAAGAG gctTTCATCTTATCAACCACCTGGACACTGCTATTGGACACTGA